One segment of Erigeron canadensis isolate Cc75 chromosome 2, C_canadensis_v1, whole genome shotgun sequence DNA contains the following:
- the LOC122586964 gene encoding protein CTR9 homolog, with amino-acid sequence MACVYIPVQNSEEEVRVALDQLPRDATDILDILKAEQAPLHLWLIIAREYFKQGKIQQFRQILEEGSSPEIDEYYADVRYERIAILNALGAYYSYFGKIETKQREKEEHFILATQYYNKASRIDMHEPSTWVGKGQLLLAKGDVDQAFAAFKIVLDGDRDNIPALLGQACVEFNRGKYLSSLEMYKRVLQVYPRCPAAVRLGIGLCRYKLGQFERAKQAFARVLQLDPENVEALVALGIMDLQSNEASGIRRAMEKMQRAFDVYPYCATALNYLANHFFFTGQHFLVEQLTETALAATTHGSTRAHSYYNLARSYHSKGDYEKAGLYYMASVKEISKPQEFILPFYGLGQVQLKLGDFKSSLSNFEKVLEAYPENCETLKAVAHIYLQLNQTTKAHEALKKAVKIDPRDPEVFLDLGELLISTDSGAALDAFKTARNLLKKVNAEVSVELLNNIGVLHFERGEFELAQQTFKEALGDGIWVSLMDSEPQSDSDPVRKALYQPMDASVAARTYKDMQLFVNLEKDGIVVDLPWDKITTLSNLARLFEQLHKTETASLLYRLILFKFPEYVDAYLRLAAIAKARNNVPLSIELIRDALEVDDKNPDALCMLGDLELKNDDWVKAKDTFRAAKDASNGKDSYDTLCLGNWNYFAAVRSEKRAPKLEATHLEKAKELYTKVLVEHPANMYAANGAGVVLAEKGQFDIAKDLFTQVQEAASRSVFVQMPDVWINLAHVHFAQGNFTLAIKMYQNCLRKFYYNTDSQILLYLARTHYEAEQWQDCKKTLLKAIHLAPSNYTLRFDTGVALQKFSASTLQKTKRTVDEVRATVAELQNAVRVFSQLSAASNLQFHGFDEKKIETHVGYCKHLLEAAKVHCDAAELEDQQNRHRLELARQAAIREEESRLAEEQKKVKLEKRKQEDELKKVMQQEQDLERIKETWKSSGSKRKDRTQNDDEEGGQGERRRRKSSGKKRKRDKKAEAHVNDQDEYEEDNNNTNSYEPENQVNDPVDEDPQDLLAAAGLEDSDADAGAPSSNTGRKIRKWSESEDDEPEIRQPSSSPVRENSVEMQLSDGE; translated from the exons ATGGCGTGTGTGTATATACCGGTACAGAATTCAGAGGAAGAAGTGCGAGTGGCTCTGGACCAGCTTCCCAGAGATGCAACTGATATCCTTGACATTCTTAAAGCCGAACAAGCCCCTCTTCATCTCTGGCTCATCATCGCC AGGGAGTATTTCAAACAAGGTAAAATTCAACAGTTTCGCCAAATTCTTGAAGAAGGCTCCAGTCCTG AAATCGATGAATATTATGCAGACGTAAGATATGAACGGATTGCCATTTTAAATGCCCTGGGAGCCTATTATAGCTACTTTGGTAAAATCGAGACCAAAcaaagagagaaagaagaacATTTCATTTTGGCTACACAGTACTACAATAAAGCCTCCAGGATTGATATGCACGAGCCTTCTACTTGGGTTGGCAAAG GCCAACTTTTACTAGCTAAGGGTGATGTTGATCAAGCTTTTGCTGCATTCAAGATTGTATTAGATGGAGACCGAGATAATATTCCAGCTCTTCTTGGCCAG GCATGTGTTGAGTTCAACCGTGGAAAATATCTGAGCTCATTGGAGATGTACAAG AGGGTTCTGCAAGTGTATCCCAGATGTCCTGCAGCTGTACGACTTGGCATAGGTCTCTGTCGCTACAAACTTGGTCAGTTTGAGAGGGCCAAACAAGCATTTGCGCGTGTATTGCAG TTAGATCCAGAAAATGTTGAGGCCCTTGTTGCTCTTGGAATCATGGATTTACAATCCAATGAAG CTTCTGGAATTAGAAGAGCAATGGAAAAGATGCAAAGAGCCTTTGATGTCTATCCCTATTGTGCAACTGCCCTGAACTATCTTGCAAATCATTTCTTCTTCACTGGTCAACATTTTCTAGTTGAACAGTTGACTGAAACGGCTCTTGCCGCAACTACTCATGGCTCAACGAGGGCGCATTCTTATTATAACCTTGCACGTTCATATCATAGCAAG GGCGATTATGAAAAGGCTGGATTATACTACATGGCATCTGTGAAGGAAATCAGTAAGCCGCAAGAGttcattttacctttttatg GCCTGGGACAAGTACAACTGAAATTGGGAGACTTTAAAAGCTCTCTCTCAAATTTTGAGAAAGTCTTGGAAGCTTATCCCGAGAATTGTGAGACACTGAAG GCTGTTGCTCACATTTATCTTCAGCTCAACCAAACTACCAAGGCTCATGAAGCTTTGAAGAAAGCCGTCAAAATTGATCCACGAGATCCTGAG GTCTTTTTAGATCTTGGAGAATTGTTAATTTCAACCGACTCCGGAGCTGCCTTGGATGCATTTAAAACT GCACGTAATCTTCTAAAAAAGGTAAATGCAGAAGTATCAGTTGAGCTTCTCAACAATATTGGCGTTCTTCATTTTGAAAGAGGAGAATTTGAG CTTGCCCAGCAAACTTTTAAGGAGGCTCTTGGTGATGGAATATGGGTCAGTTTAATGGATAGTGAACCACAATCTGACTCTGATCCTGTCAGAAAAGCTTTATACCAACCCATGGATGCCAGTGTAGCTGCTCGAACGTACAAAGACATGCAGCTGTTTGTAAATCTTGAGAAGGATGGTATTGTAGTTGATTTACCATGGGATAAAATCACAACTTTATCCAATTTGGCCAGACTGTTTGAGCAGTTGCATAAAACTGAAACTGCTAGCCTTTTATACCGTCTGATCTTGTTTAAG TTTCCAGAGTATGTAGATGCTTATCTACGGCTCGCTGCCATTGCAAAAGCACGGAATAATGTTCCATTAAGCATTGAACTG ATACGTGATGCTTTGGAAGTGGATGATAAAAATCCAGATGCATTGTGCATGCTGGGTGACTTGGAGCTTAAAAATGATGATTGGGTCAAGGCAAAAGATACCTTCCGTGCAGCAAAGGATGCATCAAACGGAAAGGATTCTTATGATACTCTTTGTCTG GGGAATTGGAACTATTTTGCAGCGGTCAGATCTGAGAAAAGAGCTCCCAAGTTGGAAGCGACACATCTGGAAAAAGCGAAGGAGTTATACACAAAG GTTTTGGTGGAGCATCCAGCTAATATGTATGCTGCCAATGGTGCTGGTGTGGTGTTGGCAGAAAAAGGTCAATTTGATATTGCAAAGGACTTGTTTACACAG GTTCAAGAAGCTGCAAGTAGAAGTGTTTTTGTTCAGATGCCAGATGTCTGGATAAATTTGGCACATGTTCATTTCGCTCAAGGAAATTTTACATTGGCCATAAAAATG TATCAAAATTGTTTGCGCAAATTCTATTACAACACAGACAGTCAGATTCTTCTGTATTTAGCCCGTACGCATTATGAAGCTGAACAGTGGCAGGACTGCAAAAAGACGTTACTGAAAGCCATTCATTTGGCCCCTTCAAATTACACGTTAAGATTTGACACAGGTGTTGCGCTGCAGAAGTTCTCGGCATCCACactacaaaaaacaaaaaggactGTGGATGAG gTGCGTGCCACGGTTGCTGAGCTCCAAAATGCTGTTCGTGTGTTTAGTCAATTGTCTGCAGCTTCAAATTTACAATTTCATGGGTTTGATGAGAAGAAAATTGAAACTCATGTTGGATACTGCAAACATTTGCTGGAGGCTGCGAAAGTTCACTGTGATGCTGCCGAACTGGAAGATCAACAAAATAGACATAGACTAGAACTTGCTCGTCAAGCAGCAATACGGGAAGAAGAGAGTCGATTGGCAGAAGAGCAGAAGAAAGTCAAG TTAGAAAAACGAAAACAAGAGGATGAACTGAAGAAGGTGATGCAACAGGAACAGGATCTAGAGCGCATTAAG GAAACTTGGAAGAGTAGTGGATCTAAGCGAAAAGATAGAACTCAAAACGATGACGAGGAGGGTGGACAAGGAGagaggaggagaagaaaaagTAGCGGTAAGAAGagaaaaagagacaagaaagcagaagcTCATGTCAATGATCAAGATGAATATGAAGAGGATAACAATAACACAAACTCTTATGAACCAGAGAATCAAGTTAATGATCCAGTAGATGAAGATCCACAGGATCTGCTTGCGGCTGCTGGCCTTGAAGATTCTGATGCTGATGCA GGTGCTCCCTCATCAAATACAGGCAGAAAAATCCGAAAATGGTCGGAGTCTGAGGATGATGAGCCAGAAATCAGGCAACCTAGTTCCAGTCCTGTAAGAGAGAATTCTGTGGAGATGCAACTAAGTGATGGAGAATAG